ACCTGCTGTTTCGCCGCCACATCCTTGCTCAGAAGTTCCAGCTGCTGGAACTCCTTGGTCAGGGAAATCTGGGCGTATCTGGCATCGGCCAGGGCCACGCGCATGTCGTAGGGATTGGTTTTGACCATGCGTGCGACCACTTCGAGGGTCTGTACGCGCTCCCGCGCCTTGGCCAGCATGTCCGTGATGACGGGCCGGCTCTGTTCCAGACGCTTCTGCAGGGCTTCCACATCACGGGAAAGGACGTCCGCCTCCTGGGTCTTGGTGCGGATGAACGCCGAGATCGCCGAGGACTCCGTATCGAAAAACTCCGCCCCCATGGCTGCCATGGGAGACAAAGCAAGAAACAGCACCAAAAGCAGGATGATTCGCTTCATTGACGTCCTCAAATCATCTGATGCGCGGCCCGCGCAATGACGGTCGATGTTCCGAAATTCTCCAATCCATGCAGCACGCCGGAACGAATTAAAGATAGCCCCAGCTTTTCAGGCGGGAATAGGCGTGCTCGGCCATTTCACCCTGATTGGTCGTCTTCAGGTAGCGGGCGTACTGTTCGGCCGCGTGCTGCTTGTCCTGCATGCCCTCATAGGCAAAACCCTTCAGGAAGATCGTGGCCGGATTGCCCGGCAAAAGCCGCTCGTAGTTGCTGAAATCGGTCAGGGCTGCGGCATAGTCCTTCTGCTGAATGGCCGCCACACCATGAATGTGATGCGCCTGAGCCTCGGCCGGGTAGCTCTTGCGGGCCTTGTCCGCATAGCCCCGCGCCGCCTTGGGATTTTTCTGCGCGATCTGGCATTTGGCCATCATGACCAACCCGGCGTAGTCGTCGGGAGAAATCTTCAGACCCCGGGCGTAACGATCCTCGGCCACGGCGTAGTCCTTGGAGGACATGGCCTTGTCCCCCTCCTGAAACAGCTTGAACATGGGAGCCAGCTTGCGCAGCCGGGCCGTGGAATCCATGTACCGCTCCCTGTTCAGGGACTGGCCCTTTCTGTCGCCAAAGCGGGTGCGGGAGGATTTCACGGCGGTTTCATACCGTTCCGAACTCATGGGATGGGTGGAAAACATGGTCTCGATGGCGCTCGGCTGACGCTTGTTCATGGACCGCAATACGTCCATGAGCCCGACCATGCCTTCGGGAGTGTATCCGGCCCGGACCATGTATTCCATGCCCAGATCGTCAGCCTGGCGCTCGTCGTCCCGGCTGTAGCTGGCCAGCAGCAGGCCCGCCCCTGCTCCGCCCAGGGTTCCGGCCAGGTCGCCCAGGGTCTTGCTCTTGGCTCCGGCCAGCAGCGTTGCACCGCCCACCAGGGCGCCCAGAAGCTTGCCCTTGGACATGCGGGCCGCCGTATGCCGGGCGTTCACATGCCCGAGCTCGTGCCCGAGCAGGGCGGCCAGCTCGGCTTCGTTGTCCAGCTCCGCCAGAATGCCCCGGGTCACGGCGATACTGCCGCCTGGAAAGGCGTAGGCATTGATGTAGGTCGCGTTCACCACATGAAAATTATAGGGCATATGCGGACGGTGGGAGACCCTGTCCAGAGCCGTACCCACACCCGCCACATAGGAATTCAAGGCGGAATCCTGGGTCTGGCCGTAGTCGGCCGAAAACTGGTGGGGAGAAGCCGTTTTATCGAGCCGGATCTCCTCACCTTCACCCATGAGCATAAACTGGCTCTGGCCGGTGACGGGATTGGCCGCGCAGCCCGCCGCCGTGGACAGGGCGGCCAGGGCCGAGAGCTTGATGAAGTCGCGGCGGGTGAGAGTGCCCGCATAGGCGCGGTTCGCGAAAGGCAACGGCATGGCGAATTCCTCCGGTTGAAGTCATGCGTTCCGCTACATCACCCGGTGGCAGGCTGACAACCCGGCTCCACACCGTCCGTCATTTTGCCTTGACATGGCGGAAGGTTCGAAACAAACGCCCGATTGAATTTGTATGGCTCTAGACCATCAGTTTTTGTTCTTTGCCACCAAAAGTCTGAGGCTGGTGAGAAGTTGTGGCAGCGCTCGATTGTAGCGCCGTTCACACTCCTTGAGGTGGAGCTCGAAATTCTGCTTCACGCCGTTAAACTTTGCCAGGCGGCGTTTTGTAAAGCTTCAGAATGCTCCGATGCCGTTGATGTGGACCGATTTTTTCGCAAACTGTCTGGATTTGTTGATGCGGAAATGTTTGTCGGGCCCACCACCAGCCCGTCATACCCTTTCAGCAGCCGGAATGGATAATGCTCTCAGGCGAAACCTTGCCCCTGATGATGGCTTGAAGCGTTTTGGCCGGGCAGTCCGTGGCCAGCTCTGTGTAAGCCGCTCCGTCACGCTCACAGATGCCGAAGACCGGCTGCTTGAGCGTGCCCCGGCCTCTTTTTCGAGGGCCGGGCCGGCCACGAACCCGGGCGGGCCAAAGAAACTTTCATCAACCTCAACCACACCGAGTAGTTACTCCTTTTGGGGTACCTGATGGAGATAAATTAAACGCCTGAAAACCAGAGAATACCTGTTCACGGTCTTTCTGTTCAGCTTCAGGAGCAGAGAGGTTCTGGCAGCGTCAATGTCGATGCCGAAGCATTCAATAATCTTTCCGACTATCGACTTAACCTGCTGTTTTCAAACATTTTTCTAGTCTGCCAGACGATAGTCTGATGGTCTAGAACCTTTCATTTTAGAGACGTCATGGAAAAAGAAAAACCGCTCAGGGAAAAACTGCTGGCGGCCGCGTCCGAAGCATTCGTGCGGAAAGGCTTCCATAGGGCCACCATCGCCGGGATCTGCGAGCGCGTTAAAGCCAATATCACCGCCGTGAACTATTATTTCGGGACCAGGGATGCCCTCTACCAGGAAACCTGGTGGCACTGCCTGACCGAATCCATGCGCAAGCATCCGCCGGACGGCGACATCAGTCCCGACGCTCCCGCCGAGGAGCGCCTGCGCGGCCAGATGCGGGCGCTCACGGAAAGGCTGACTGACCCGGAAACCAAGGATTTTTTCATCTCCCAGATGGAAATCGTCAATCCCACGGGGCTGTTGCGGGAAGCCATGCACAAGGAGCTCAATCCCCTCTGGGAGAAAGCCCTGTCCGTGGTGCGTGAACTGCTCAGACCCGATGCCGGAGAACAGAAAATTTATTTTTGCGGGTCATGCATCGCGAGCGTGTGCATTCAACCCATGCTCATGCTGCGCATGCGGCAGAATTTCGGCGGCGGGACCGGAGACGGGCGGCCATGAGCGTGCGCTTGCTGCTCTTGCCTGTTGTGCTTGCCTTGGCGGGATGCGCATCCGTGGGGCTGGATTACGCTCCGCCCCGCCTGGATATGCCGGTTGGCTGGAGCCAGGCCGAAGACACGGACACCATCACTACCGCTTCACCGGATGACATCGGCCGGTGGTGGAAACGTCTCGGCGACCCGCTGCTGGCCCGGCTCGTAGAAGAGGCTCTGGAAGCCAGCCCCGGCATGCGTCTGGCCGTGACCCGGCTGCGCGAGGCCCGTGCGCGCCGCGCCGTGGCCCTGGCCGGATTTTTTCCGTCCGTCAGCGCCACGGGCCGTGCAACCCGAAGCCAGTCCAGCAAGGAAAGCGGTTCCGGCCGGATCGGTGAATTGTACAATGCCGGTCTTGACGCCTCCTGGGAGGTGGACGTCTTCGGCGGTGTCCGCCGAAGCCTTGAGGCCGCAACGGCTGATACCGAATCTGCCGAAGCCTCTTTGGATCAGGCGCGGGTTTCCCTCGCCGCCGAAGTGGCGCTTAATTATGTGATGGTGCGCGGTTTTCAGGAAAGACTGCGCATTGCCCGTGACAATCTCAGCAGCCAGTCTGAAACTCTGGAAATCACCATGTGGCGGGCCGAGGCCGGTCTTGCCGGGGATGTGGATGTGGAGCGGGCGCGTGGTGATTGTGAGCAGACTCGGGCCCGGCTCCCCGTTCTGGAAGCCAGTCTGGCCGAGGCACGGCACGCTCTGGAGACGCTCTTGGGCAAAGCGCCCGGCGCCCTGGCCGAACGGCTGGGCTCCGGCGGCGAATTGCCCGTGGTTCCCCACCGGTTCGCCGTGGGCATCCCGGCCGACACGCTGCGTCAGCGTCCGGATATCCGGGCGGCGGAACGCTCCCTGGCCGCGGAAACGGCTCGCGTGGGCGTGGCCGAAGCGGCCCGTTATCCGTCCCTGACGCTTTCCGGCAGCATCGGTCTCGAAGCGCTGACCCCGGGTGGCCTCGGCGGAACGGATGCGGCGGCATGGTCCCTTTTGTCCGGCATTACCGCGCCGGTCTTCAATGCGGGCAAGCTTCGCAATCAGGTGGAAATTCAGGACGCCGTACGGGAACGGGCCGCCGTCGCCTACGAACAGGCCGTACTCACAGCGCTGCGGGAAGTGGAAGACGCGCTGTCCGGCCTGTTGCGGAGCCGGGAACGGGCCGTGGCTCTGACCGATGCTGTCGCGGCCGCGAGCCGCGCGGCGGAATTGGCGCGGTGGAACTATGAGGCCGGATTGAAGGATTTCCAGATGGTGCTCGAAACCCGGCGCACCCTGCTGTCCGTGGAGGACAGTCTGGCCGAGAGCCGGGCGGACGCCGTGACCTCCGTCATCAAACTGTACAAGGCCCTCGGCGGAGGATGGTCCGCGCAATCCGGGCCGGACCCGGCACTCTGAGGAACAAAAAACATGAACGACAACACACGTCAGGGCGAAGCCCTGAGACAACTCATTGCGGCGCATTCCTCCGGCCGTTCCAGACGCCGTTGGATATGGCTGGCCGTGATCTTTCTGACCCTCGCCGGAGCGGCTGCGGGATATTTCATGCGTTCCGGAAATGACGCGGCAAGGCCCCGCTTCAAGACCGAGGCGGCGGCCATCGGACAACTGGTGGTCAGGATTTCGGCCACGGGCAACCTGGAGCCCACCAACCAAGTGGATGTGGGCAGCGAACTTTCCGGTATCGTGGATGAGGTGCTGGTGGACATCAACGACCGCGTCCAGGAAGGCCAGGTCGTCGCGCGCCTGAACACCGCCACGCTGCAGGACGCGGTGACCAGGTCCAAAGCCAGTCTGGCCATGGCCGAGGCCCAAGTGGTGCAGATGCGGGCCACCCTGTCTGAAACCCGCACCGCACTGAATCGTTACCGCGACGTGTCGCGTCTCTCCGGCGGCAAGGCTCCGGCCAGGACCGAGATGGACGCGGCCGAGGCCGCTTTCAGGCGGGCCGAGGCCAATGTGGCCAGTGCCGAGGCGAGCGTGGTCCAGTCCAAGGCGGAACTGCGCTCCGCCGAAACCAATCTGTCCAAGGCGAGCATCCGCTCCCCCATCAGCGGCGTGGTCCTGAAGCGCAAGATAGAACCGGGGCAGACCGTGGCCGCGTCGTTCGAGGCGCCGGTGCTCTTCACGCTGGCCGAAAACCTGTCCACCATGAAACTGCAGGTTGACGTGGACGAGGCCGATGTCGGCAAAGTCAGCGAAGGGCAGAGCGCCACCTTTACAGTCGATGCCTGGCCCGGCCGCCAGTACAACGCCACCGTCACCAGAGTCAGCTACGGAGCGCAGACGAAAGACGGAGTCGTCTCCTATCTGACCGTTCTGGCGGTGACCAATGAAGATCTGTCCCTGCGGCCCGGCATGACCGGAAACGCCGAGATCACCACCCTGACGCGCGACAAGGTTTTGCTTGTGCCCAACGCGGCCCTGCGTTTCACGCCGCCGACGGGTGATCCGGCAAAGCAGTCCTCCGACCTGATGGACTCGTTCATGCCCCGGCCGCCGCAGCCGGCTCCCAAAACCCAGGCCGTCAACGCCTTTTCGCCCCATGTCTGGGTGTTGCGCGGCGGGCTGCCGGAGGCCGTCGCCATCCGTACCGGCGCCACCAACGGATACATGACCGAAGTGACCGGCGGAGAACTGCGGGAAGGCATGGAGGTCATCACGGAATCCTTGGTAAACGCGTCATGAGCAGTCCTCTCATCCGGCTGTCCGGCGTCACCAAGACCTACGGGCAGGGACGCCTTGCCTTCCAGGCCCTGAAGGGCATCGACCTGTCCGTCGAAAACGGGGATTTCGTGGCAGTCATGGGGCCGAGCGGCTCCGGCAAGTCCACGACCATGAACATTCTGGGCTGTCTCGACACACCTTCCGGCGGCACCTACGAATTCCTGGGCGTGCCTGTCGAACGTCTGGAGCGGGATCAGCGCGCGCTGTTGCGGCGGCATTTTCTCGGCTTCGTGTTCCAGGGCTTCAATCTGCTGGCACGCACCACGGCTCTGGAAAACGTGGAACTGCCGCTCATCTATCGCGGTCACGCCGCATCCGAGCGCCGCACCCTGGCCCGCGCCGCCCTGAAACAGGTCGGGCTGGAAGGCTGGGAGCACCACACGCCGGCCGAACTGTCCGGCGGGCAGCAGCAGCGCGTGGCCATCGCCCGGGCCATAGTCACTTCGCCTTCGGTGCTGCTGGCCGACGAACCCACGGGAAATCTGGACACGCGCACCAGCGAGGAAATCATGGATCTGATCGTCTCCTTCAACCGCGACCAAGGCATCACCGTGCTCATGGTCACCCATGAACCCGGCATCGCGGCCTATGCGCGGCGCGTGGTGCGTTTCGTGGACGGACGGGTGGACAGCGACTGCCGCAATGGAGAAACCGCCTGATGCTCTGGAACACACTTCTTCTTGCCATGCGCGCCATCCGCCGCAATCTCATGCGCTCCTTTCTGACCATTCTGGGCATCGTCATCGGCGTGGCCGCCGTCATCACCATGGTCACTCTGGGCAACGGAGCCACCAAATCCGTGTCCGACGAAATTTCCAGCATGGGCAGCAATCTGGTCATGGTCAGTCCGGGCCAGCGTTTCGGACCGGGTTCCGGCTCCGCCCCGAAGTTCAAATCCGCCGACGCGGACGCCGTGCGCAGCCAGATTTCCGACGCCGAATACGTCGTCCCGCAGGTCCGGACCTCCGGAACCACCGTGTACCAGGCCAACAACTGGTCCACTGAGATCTGCGGCGCCACGGAAGATTATTTTCCGTCGGGCAACTGGAAACTGAGCGCCGGGCGCGTTTTCAGCGACACCGAGGAGCGGGCCGGCAAGGCCGTTTGCGTCATCGGGGAAACAGTGCGGGAAAAACTCTTCGGCGGTCAGAATCCCGTGGGCAGCGAGATCCGCGTCAATCAGTTTTCCTGCGAAATTGTCGGAGTGCTCAAGTCCAAGGGACAGTCGGGCATGGGTTCGGATCAGGACGACGTGGTGGTCATGCCCCTGCGCACGGTGCAGCGCAGGCTGACGGGCAGTCAGGACATCCAGTTCCTGAGCCTGTCCGTCCGGGACGGGGCATCCATCGACGCCGTCAAGGAGCAGCTCACGCTGCTTTTGAGAGAACGGCGCAATATCGGAGAGAACGAGGATGACGATTTTCAGGTCATGGATACCCGCCAGCTGGCCGAGGTCCTGACCGGCACCACCAGGGTGCTGACGATGCTGCTCGGAGCGGTGGCCGCCGTGAGTCTGCTGGTGGGCGGCATCGGCATCATGAATATCATGCTCGTTTCGGTCACGGAGCGGACCCGCGAAATCGGGGTCCGTCTGGCCATCGGCGCTCTGGAGCGGGAGGTGCTGATGCAGTTTCTCATCGAGGCCGTGGTGCTGTCGAGCCTCGGAGGACTGGCCGGAATCGCGCTGGCCATGGCCGCGTCCAGAATTCTGGCCGGGATCATGGGCGTGCCCTATATTTTCGATCCGCTCATCAACATCGTCTCGTTTCTGTTCTCGGCGGCCATCGGGGTCATTTTCGGCTACTTCCCGGCGCGGCGCGCGGCCGGACTCAATCCCATAGACGCCCTGCGGCATGAATAGGGCGCCTGCCGTCCGAAATGCCCGCTTGCGCAAAGCGCGCTCCGCGAAGATTTGAGCGAGAATCCCCGTGGGCACTGGCATTACCGCCAGCGGGATGTCACCCGCTCAAAACGGCGAATAGGTCCTTCTGGAAAATCACCGGCTTCTAACCCATCCCACCTTGAATGGGCGTCCGTCCACGCCGACACGCAGCAGGCAATAGTGGTCGGCGTCGGCTAACTCAATGGTAATATCCGGGTTCTTTCCCGGCGGTTATACAAGCCGGGTCGCAAAAACTTGAAGCACTTGAGCCTCGGGCATGAACTTATGAAGCGTTTCCAGCGATTCCGGATAGTTTCCGCTCCGGACTCTGTAAAATTCAATGGATTGAACCAACGAAGTAATCGTGGTTTCCGAGAGCTGCTTCTGCAGATCATCGTAAACTCCGCCGCGTTGCACAAATCCGAAGTAAAAAAGAGCCGGGCAAAGGATAATTGTGCAGGCTATTCCCCCGAATCCGGCCAGCGCAAGCGTCCGGCCTCCCGCCTTGCCATATGATGGCGATGACACCGAAAGGCACGTCGATCAGGGGAATGAAAGACATGCCGCCCAGGATGAACGGAAACGCGCTCAGTTTTTTCTGTTATTCTTCCATGATGTTCTTCCCCCTGTGGGTTCTCAGCTTTCGCTCTGCCGGTCCAGGCCCCGGTAGTTCAGGGCCTCGGCCAGATGCTGCACGGTCAGGGCGTCTTCCCCGGCCATGTCGGCGATGGTCCGGGCAATGCGCAGCACGCGGGTGAAGGCCCTGGCCGACATGCCCAGACGCTGTACGGCCTTCTCCAGAAAAGCGTGCTCAGCCTCCGTCACCGGGCAGAACCGCTCCAGCCATTTGCCCGACAATTCGGAGTTGGAGGAAAAATGCAGCCCGGCGTACCGCGCGCGCTGCACCGCCCTGGCCGCGTCGATGCGTTCACGCATGGCGGCAGAGCCCACCTGCCCCGCACCACGCTTCAGATCCCGGTACGGTACGGCCGGGACTTCCACATGCAGGTCGATGCGGTCCAGAAGGGGCCCGGAAAGCCGGGAACGGTACCGCTGCACCTGCACGGCCGAACAGGAGCACACATGTTGCGGGTCACCCAGATAGCCGCACGGGCACGGGTTCATGGCCGCCACCAGCATCACGTTGCCCGGATACTCCAGAGACACGGCGGCCCGGGCGATGGTCACCCGCCCCTCTTCGAGGGGCTGCCGCAGAACTTCCAGCACATGTTTTCTGAATTCCGGCAGCTCGTCCAGAAAGAGCACTCCACGATGGGCCAGCGACAGCTCCCCCGGACGCGGATACTGTCCGCCGCCGATGAGCCCGGCATCGGAAATGGTATGGTGGGGAGAACGGAACGGACGGGAGACGATGAGCGCATGGCCTGAAGGCAGCCTGCCCGCAGCGGAATGAACCTTGGTCACTTCCAGGGCCTCGGCGAAGGTCAGAGGCGGCAGGACCGTGGGAATACGGCTGGCCAGCATGGTTTTGCCGCTGCCCGGCGGGCCGATGAAAAGCAGATTGTGGTTTCCGGCGCAGGCGATCTCGATGGCCCGCTTGGCCCGCTCCTGCCCCTTGACCTCGGCGAAGTCCTGCATGAACCGCGTGCGGCCGCTCCAGAGGTCGTCCACCTCGCAGCTCAGGGCAGGCACATCCTCTTCGCCCAGAACGAAACGCACCACCTGTCCCAGAGAAGAGCACGCATGTACGGGAAGCTCCTGAACCACGGCCGCTTCCGGCCCGTTTCCGGCCGGAACCACAATGCCCCGCGCTCCGGCCTCGCGGGCGCGCAGGGCCAAAGACAGCGCGCCGGGGACGGGTTTGAGTTCCCCGGAAAGGGAAAGCTCCCCGACCAGATAGAGGCCCGAGAGCTTTTCCTGCGGCACCACTTCCGCTCCCGCCAGCAGCCCCAGGGCCAGCGGCAGGTCATAGGCCGACCCTTCCTTGCGGATATCGGCCGGGGCCATGTTCACGGTGATGCGGCTGGGCGGCAGCCGGAATCCCGAATTCTTCAGAGCCGAGAAAACCCGTTCCTTGCTTTCCCGCACCGCCCCTTCGGCCAGACCAACCATGGTGAAGGCCGGTATGCCCGCGCGCGCCAGATCCACTTCCAGCTCGATGGAAAACCCGTCGATGCCGTGGAGGGCGGCGGTGGCGACCTTGGCGATCATCTCATTCCACCAGCTGGCCGATGCGCTCCCAGCGGATGCTGAACAGGCTTTCCCAGGACCAGTACAGAATGAGGGCCTTGCCCGCGATGGTCTTGCGCTCGACAAAACCCCAGAAGCGGGAATCGTAGGATTCGTCACGGTTGTCGCCGAGAACGAAATACTTGCCCTCCGGCACGGTGATGGGGCCGAAATTGTCCCGCTGGGGCACAATGGCGGAGTGCACGTGCTGCACGTAGGGCTCGTTCAGCATTTCCCCGTTGCGGAAGACCTGTTTGTCCCGGATTTCGATCACGTCACCGGGCGTGCCGATGACCCGCTTGATGAAATCCTTGGAGGGGTCCTCCGGAAACTCGAAGACGATGATGTCTCCGTGCCGGGGGCCTTCGCGCTCGTAAACCATGATGTTGGTGAAGGGGATCTTCACGCCGTAGGCGAATTTGGTCACCAGCAGATGGTCGCCGATCTGAAGCGTCTGCAGCATGGAGCCGGATGGGATCTTGAACGCCTGGATCACGAAGGAACGGATGAAAAAGGCCAGCACCAGCGCCACGATGAGCGCTTCGGCATATTCCTTGAGCATTGTCTGCCAACGGGGATTCATATGTCTGCCTGATCGGTGTTGAGGGGTAGGGAAGATTCCGGCCGGGGTGCAGCCGTGTCATTCATCTGGTTGCAGCGCGGCCAGAAAAGCTTCCTGAGGGATTTCCACGCTGCCCATGCGCTTCATGCGCTTTTTACCTTCCTTCTGTTTTTCCAGAAGTTTACGCTTGCGAGTGATGTCACCGCCGTAACATTTGGCCGTGACGTTTTTGCGCAAGGGGGCGACCCGTTCCCGGGCGATGATCTTGCTGCCGATGGCCGCCTGGATGATGATCTCGAAAAGCTGGCGGTGGATGACCCGCTTCAGTTTGAGAGCCAGGACCCGGCCCCGGTAGGCCGCGTTGGAACGGTGCACGATGACGGCCATGGCATCCACGGGCTCGGAGTTGATGAGCACGTCGAGCTTCACCAGGTCGGCCTCCCTGTAGTCGATGACCTCGTAGTCCAGCGAGGCGAAGCCCTTGGTCACGGACTTGAGGCGGTCGAAAAAGTCGTACACGATTTCCGCGAAAGGCAGTTCGTAGCTGATGACCACCCGCGTGGATGTCAGGTAGCGCATGTCTTTCTGGATGCCGCGCTTCTCCTCGCAAAGGCCCAGCACGTTGCCCACGAACTCGCCCGGCACATGGATTTCCATGCGCACGAAGGGTTCGGCGATGGAGGCGATCTTTTCCTGGGGCGGCAGATTGCTCGGATTGTCGATGTCCAGCACCGCGCCGTCGGTTCTGGTCACCCGGTAGATGACCGAAGGAGCCGTGGCGATGAGTTTGGCCTGAAACTCCCGCTCCAGCCGCTCCTGAATGACCTCCATGTGCAGAAGGCCCAGAAACCCGCACCGGAATCCGAAGCCCAGGGCCTGGGATGTTTCGGGCTCGTAGTGCAGGGCGGCGTCGTTGAGTTGCAGCTTTTCCAGGGCGGATTTCAGAGTGTCGTACTCCGCCGGTTCCACCGGATAGAGTCCGCAGAAGACCATGGGCTTTATGGCCTTGAAGCCGGGAAAGGGCTCGGCCGTGGGCTGTTCGGGATCGGTGATGGTATCGCCCACCTGGGCGTCTTTCAGTTCCTTGATGGCGCCGCACAAAAAGCCCACCTCGCCCGCGCCCAGACTGGCGATGTCCATGGGCTCCGGCGAAAACACGCCGAGCTTGGTGACCTCGAACTTCTTGCCCGTGGCGCACATCTGGATGCGCTGGCCGTTTCTGATCCGGCCTTCCAGAATGCGGAACAGCACCACCACGCCCTGATAGGAGTCGTACCAGGAATCAAAGATAAGAGCCTTCAGGGGCGCGTCCGTATCACCCTTGGGCGGGGGCACCTTCTCCACCAGATTTTCCAGCAGCGTGTCCACGCCGAGACCCGTCTTGGCCGAGACCTGAATCACATCCGTGCAATCCAGGCCGATGACTTCCTCGATCTCTTCGGACACCCGTTCGGGCTCGGCACTGGGCAGATCGACCTTGTTCAGCACGGGCAGCACTTCCAGATCGTTGTCCAGAGCCATGTACACGTTGGCCAGGGTCTGGGCCTCCACGCCCTGGGTGGCGTCCACCACCAGCAGGGCGCCGTCGCAGGCGGCCAGACTGCGGGACACCTCGTAGGAGAAGTCCACATGGCCGGGCGTGTCGATGAGGTTCAGAATGTATTTTCCGCCCTTTGCGGAAGTGTAGGGGATGCGGACAGTCTGGGCCTTGATGGTGATGCCGCGTTCCTGTTCCAGCTCCATGCGGTCCAGGTACTGGTCTTTCTTCTGGCGGTCGGAAATGAGCCCGGTCTGTTCCATGATCCGGTCGGCCAGGGTGGACTTGCCGTGATCGATGTGGGCGATGATGCTGAAATTTCTGATGTGCTCTTGTCTGGCCATAGGCGAGCGGGCACTCCCTTTTTTACGGATACCAAATGGCTGCCGATAGAAAAATTCCCCGCCGATGTCCAATGACCCGTAAGGCGGCCCGGCTGCGGGCGGCGGGGCTTGAGATGTTCGCCGATCGGACATAGAGCGGTCTGGCCCGGCGGAAACCGCACCGCAGGTCCGGGCGGTCCGCAAACCGGCAGCTTCCATGACCAGCCTCAAAACCCTTCTCCTCCATCCGGACTCTTCGGTCCGGGCCCGGCTGCGGGACATGCTCGCCCCCGTCAAGGAAATCCGCGTCCTGGGCGAGGCCGTCTCTTCCTTCGAGGCGCTGGAAATGCGCTCTTTCATCCCCTACGACATTTTTTTCCTGGGCACGGACCTGCCCCACGGGGTCAGCGGCATGGAGCTGGCCGCCTATCTGGCCCAAAGCGACGACCCGCCCGCTCT
Above is a window of Desulfomicrobium orale DSM 12838 DNA encoding:
- a CDS encoding ABC transporter permease; translation: MLWNTLLLAMRAIRRNLMRSFLTILGIVIGVAAVITMVTLGNGATKSVSDEISSMGSNLVMVSPGQRFGPGSGSAPKFKSADADAVRSQISDAEYVVPQVRTSGTTVYQANNWSTEICGATEDYFPSGNWKLSAGRVFSDTEERAGKAVCVIGETVREKLFGGQNPVGSEIRVNQFSCEIVGVLKSKGQSGMGSDQDDVVVMPLRTVQRRLTGSQDIQFLSLSVRDGASIDAVKEQLTLLLRERRNIGENEDDDFQVMDTRQLAEVLTGTTRVLTMLLGAVAAVSLLVGGIGIMNIMLVSVTERTREIGVRLAIGALEREVLMQFLIEAVVLSSLGGLAGIALAMAASRILAGIMGVPYIFDPLINIVSFLFSAAIGVIFGYFPARRAAGLNPIDALRHE
- a CDS encoding TetR/AcrR family transcriptional regulator, with product MEKEKPLREKLLAAASEAFVRKGFHRATIAGICERVKANITAVNYYFGTRDALYQETWWHCLTESMRKHPPDGDISPDAPAEERLRGQMRALTERLTDPETKDFFISQMEIVNPTGLLREAMHKELNPLWEKALSVVRELLRPDAGEQKIYFCGSCIASVCIQPMLMLRMRQNFGGGTGDGRP
- a CDS encoding efflux RND transporter periplasmic adaptor subunit, with translation MNDNTRQGEALRQLIAAHSSGRSRRRWIWLAVIFLTLAGAAAGYFMRSGNDAARPRFKTEAAAIGQLVVRISATGNLEPTNQVDVGSELSGIVDEVLVDINDRVQEGQVVARLNTATLQDAVTRSKASLAMAEAQVVQMRATLSETRTALNRYRDVSRLSGGKAPARTEMDAAEAAFRRAEANVASAEASVVQSKAELRSAETNLSKASIRSPISGVVLKRKIEPGQTVAASFEAPVLFTLAENLSTMKLQVDVDEADVGKVSEGQSATFTVDAWPGRQYNATVTRVSYGAQTKDGVVSYLTVLAVTNEDLSLRPGMTGNAEITTLTRDKVLLVPNAALRFTPPTGDPAKQSSDLMDSFMPRPPQPAPKTQAVNAFSPHVWVLRGGLPEAVAIRTGATNGYMTEVTGGELREGMEVITESLVNAS
- a CDS encoding ABC transporter ATP-binding protein gives rise to the protein MSSPLIRLSGVTKTYGQGRLAFQALKGIDLSVENGDFVAVMGPSGSGKSTTMNILGCLDTPSGGTYEFLGVPVERLERDQRALLRRHFLGFVFQGFNLLARTTALENVELPLIYRGHAASERRTLARAALKQVGLEGWEHHTPAELSGGQQQRVAIARAIVTSPSVLLADEPTGNLDTRTSEEIMDLIVSFNRDQGITVLMVTHEPGIAAYARRVVRFVDGRVDSDCRNGETA
- a CDS encoding M48 family metalloprotease — encoded protein: MPLPFANRAYAGTLTRRDFIKLSALAALSTAAGCAANPVTGQSQFMLMGEGEEIRLDKTASPHQFSADYGQTQDSALNSYVAGVGTALDRVSHRPHMPYNFHVVNATYINAYAFPGGSIAVTRGILAELDNEAELAALLGHELGHVNARHTAARMSKGKLLGALVGGATLLAGAKSKTLGDLAGTLGGAGAGLLLASYSRDDERQADDLGMEYMVRAGYTPEGMVGLMDVLRSMNKRQPSAIETMFSTHPMSSERYETAVKSSRTRFGDRKGQSLNRERYMDSTARLRKLAPMFKLFQEGDKAMSSKDYAVAEDRYARGLKISPDDYAGLVMMAKCQIAQKNPKAARGYADKARKSYPAEAQAHHIHGVAAIQQKDYAAALTDFSNYERLLPGNPATIFLKGFAYEGMQDKQHAAEQYARYLKTTNQGEMAEHAYSRLKSWGYL
- a CDS encoding YifB family Mg chelatase-like AAA ATPase; this translates as MIAKVATAALHGIDGFSIELEVDLARAGIPAFTMVGLAEGAVRESKERVFSALKNSGFRLPPSRITVNMAPADIRKEGSAYDLPLALGLLAGAEVVPQEKLSGLYLVGELSLSGELKPVPGALSLALRAREAGARGIVVPAGNGPEAAVVQELPVHACSSLGQVVRFVLGEEDVPALSCEVDDLWSGRTRFMQDFAEVKGQERAKRAIEIACAGNHNLLFIGPPGSGKTMLASRIPTVLPPLTFAEALEVTKVHSAAGRLPSGHALIVSRPFRSPHHTISDAGLIGGGQYPRPGELSLAHRGVLFLDELPEFRKHVLEVLRQPLEEGRVTIARAAVSLEYPGNVMLVAAMNPCPCGYLGDPQHVCSCSAVQVQRYRSRLSGPLLDRIDLHVEVPAVPYRDLKRGAGQVGSAAMRERIDAARAVQRARYAGLHFSSNSELSGKWLERFCPVTEAEHAFLEKAVQRLGMSARAFTRVLRIARTIADMAGEDALTVQHLAEALNYRGLDRQSES
- a CDS encoding efflux transporter outer membrane subunit; the protein is MSVRLLLLPVVLALAGCASVGLDYAPPRLDMPVGWSQAEDTDTITTASPDDIGRWWKRLGDPLLARLVEEALEASPGMRLAVTRLREARARRAVALAGFFPSVSATGRATRSQSSKESGSGRIGELYNAGLDASWEVDVFGGVRRSLEAATADTESAEASLDQARVSLAAEVALNYVMVRGFQERLRIARDNLSSQSETLEITMWRAEAGLAGDVDVERARGDCEQTRARLPVLEASLAEARHALETLLGKAPGALAERLGSGGELPVVPHRFAVGIPADTLRQRPDIRAAERSLAAETARVGVAEAARYPSLTLSGSIGLEALTPGGLGGTDAAAWSLLSGITAPVFNAGKLRNQVEIQDAVRERAAVAYEQAVLTALREVEDALSGLLRSRERAVALTDAVAAASRAAELARWNYEAGLKDFQMVLETRRTLLSVEDSLAESRADAVTSVIKLYKALGGGWSAQSGPDPAL